The stretch of DNA GCATAGAAGGAATACAGCTCATCATAATAAAGGCCATAcacaacaaacccacagccaacatcctCCTTAACAGGGAatagttgaaagcatttcctctaagaactgaaacaaagCAAGGACGCCCACTTTCATCACTCTTATCCAACATGGTACTGAAAGTCCTTGCCAGAGGAACAAGGCGAAAGGAACAAAAAGACATTCAAACTAGAAAAGAGGAAACCAAGCTGTTCCTATTCATTGATAATATGatctatatgtagaaaactctaAAGGACTCCACCAATAAACTCttaaatttgataaatgaattcagtaacatttcataatacaaaattaaagtacagaattcagtaacatttctatataccagtAACAATCTAGCAGAGGACCAAGTTGAGaaggcaattccatttacaatagctttaaaaataaaatacctagaaataaatgtaaacgAAGAAGTGAAGTATCTCCATtaggagaattacaaaacactgatgaaagaaattattgatcacacaaacaaatggaaagacttCCCATGcccatggactggaagaattaatattgttaaagtgaCCATACAGCCCAAAGCAACTGAGAAGTACAATGTAATTCCATTAAATTACTAACATTATtgttcacagaattggagaaaacaatCTTGAAACCGTATGAAACCAAACTAGAGCCTAAATACCCAAAGCAATCATGTGCACAAAGAACAAAGTAGTAGGCATcacatcacctgacttcaaattctATTCCAAAGCCACAATAACCAAGACCACATGGtgatggtataaaaatagacccatagaacaatgaaacagaatagcaaaaccagaaataatgccacatataTACAATCAAATTatctttgacaaaataaaaaatacatagacaCTGGGGAAAGGACGCCATATTCACTTAATTGTTCTGGGAAAACCGGATTGCCTTatgcagaaggaagaaactggacCGTTACTCCTCACCATATATGAGAATCAACCAAAGATGGACTAAAGACCTAAAGGTAAaacctgaaaacataaaaatcttaaaagaaaatctaggaacAAATCTTTTGGATGTTGGCCTTGGCAAAAAAATGTATGACTAAGTCGTCAAAAGCCTAgtgcaacaaaatgaaaaatagacaaatggaacttaattaaatctgcacagcaaaataaataatcaacagagtaaacagacaacctacagaatggaaaaaaaatttgcaaactatcAGTCAAAGGACTAgtcagagggctaatatccagaatctataagaaactcaaacagttcaatgagaaaaaaaaaaaaaaaaaaaaaaaaaaaacactaaaatgacatttttcaaaggaagacatagaAGCTGCCAAGAAACATATGGAAGAATGCTCAGCATCTCTAATcgttagaaaaatgcaaatgggaaccacaataagataccatcttacaccaatcagaatggctgttactaaaaagtctaaaaacaatagatgttggtgaggatgcagagaaatgggaacagttatacactgttggtgggaatgtaacttaGTACAACttccatgaaaaaggaaatgcagatttctcaaagaactaaaaatagaacgacaatttgattcagcaatcctactaTTGGGGATACACTCAaagggaaataatttattataacaaaAAGATACCTGCTCTTGTATGTTTATAGAAGctctattcccaatagcaaagatacggaatcaatagcaaagatatggattGATTGAAGTGTCCATCAATCAAgggctggataaagaaatgttttttatatatgcaaatgtcttttatatgttttttatacacattgtgtgtgtgtatctatttacattttttttgtgtgtatatacatatatcacacatatatatcatgtaatactactcagccataaaaaagattgaaaaattatGCCTTTTCAGGGACATAGAggaaactggaggccattatcctcagtgaaataattcagaaagggaaagtcaaatgccacatgttctcatgtATGAGTGGGAGCTGACAGTGAGTGCGCATGGACATACAGATGGAATAATAGACTTTAGAGACTacaaaaggtgggagggtgggagaggggtgaggaACAAAAACGACCTTTGGGCACAGTGTTTACTGTTCAGATGGTGAGTACTCTGTAGGCCTAGACTTCACCATTCTGCAATATATGCATGGAAGAATCCTGAACTTAGACTccctaaatatattaaaagtgaaatttaaaaatgttatttaaaaaagaatttccagattttcaaatgtgtattttaacGTCAATTAGATATACACTTGACATCGTCTGATTATTTTTTTATTGACCAGTGGTTGCCTGCCATAGAACATGGCTCACTGGCAGGGGTGTGTCTCCCCCACACTAGATTTGGAGAAGTCACTGGGTCCAGGTGCTCCTCAGTGCTGTCAGGTGCTCTCAGGTACTGCTTGTCCTGCTGGAAAGCACAAAGTAGAGGCTAACGATGTGTGCTTTGCAGTCTAACAACCCTGAAATACAAATCCTGCGCAGCCACCACTTCTAGAAGTACAACTTTGAATAATACACATACCTTAGGCAAAATTAAGAGAATTCATCTGCAAATTGATGATTTAAAATAGTGCCTTCCAACCAGgcgcagtgacttatgcctgtaatcccagcactttgggaggccaaggcaggtggatctcctgaggccaGTTTGAcagaagcctggccaacatggtgaaaccccatttgtactaaaaatacaaaaaatgggccACAGCGCCCGCCCGTCCCTTGCGTCGGTCGGGGTCAGAGTGCGCGGAGCATTGGGGCTTTCCAGCTCTCACAGAACCTTCAGCATCCCCAGCTGCCGGTCTTGGCATCTTCGAAGTAAGGAGAGGAAATCATCGAGTTCCCCATCCTGAAGCTAAATGGCCGGACCATGGAGATTGAGTCTACCTTTCACATGTATGTCCAGCCTGTAGTCCATCCACAGCTTACCCCATTCTGTACAGAGCTCACCGGGATTATTCAAGCCATGGTGGATGGTCAGCCAAGCCTGCAGCAAGTGCTGGAGAGGGTCGATGAGTGGATGGCGAAGGAAGGCCTCTTAGATCCAAACGTCAAGTCAATTTTTGTCACCTGTGGAGACTGGGACTTAAAAGTCATGCTCCCAGGCCAGTCCCAGTACTTGGGCTTGCCAGTGGCGGATTACTTCAAGCAGTGGATTAATCTGAAAAAGGCTTACAGCTTCGCCACGGGCTGCTGGCCCAAGAATGGACTTCTAGACATGAACAAGGGCCTCAGCCTGCAACACATAGGCCGGCCCCACAGCGGCATTGACGACTGCAAGAACATTGCCAACATCATGAAGACACTCGCCTATCGAGGCTTCATCTTCAAGCAGACATCGAAGCCGTTCTGATTGGCCGAGGACAGGATGGGGCAGGACAGGGTAGCTGTTTGGCCCAGCCCAGAATCCTCCTCTCCCTCAccagaggggaagagggagagtggCATAGCTCTGCGTCCAGAGTGTCCCCCAGCTGCCCCGTGGGCTTGTGCCCTTGGCGTGGGCTTGTGCCCTTGCAAGGGCTTGGCCACTTGGCCCTTCTGGAGCAGACACTTTGtgccccccatccccacccctcaATCTCAGCCCAGTATTAGCTCCTCCCATTGCGGGCCTGGGCTAGGGGAACCCAGGCACTCACCGCCTCCTCCCTGGTACACAGGCTTCTGTGGGGCCACCAAGCCCCCCCCCGTGCCCCCTCCCATCCATAGTGCATGGTGTGTGGTGCCCCCAGGGCTCCAGGACTGATCAGGCCCCACCTTGTGTCCACCCCCATCCCCGCTGTGAACGTGCCACTGAATAAAGTCGGGgaaacgagaaaaaaaaaaaaatacaaaaaattagctggaatggtggtgggcgcctgtcatcccaactaccagggaggccgaggaggaagaatcacttgaacccaggaggcagaggttgcagtgagctgagatcgtgcccctgcactccagcctgagacacagagcgagactctgtctaacaacaacaacaaatagcaCCTTCCTTATCAGATcgtggtgaggattaaataatactGAGTGCTCAGCAGTGTCAGGTGCGCTGCAAGTGTCTGACAAACATCACCCTCACTGCCACTGCCTTCCCCACACTGGAACTCTTCCCTGCACCCAGGACACCGGGGAACAGGGAACTTCAAACAGGGACAAGCACAGAGTTCAGCCCTGTCGATTTACAGACGTGgtgactgaggcccagagaggttggcTCAGATGTCCTGTGTCCCAGACAAAACCCCTCCACTGCCCCCTAGGCAGCCTCCCCTGATGGCTTTGGCAGAAAGAGGACAGGTTCAGACCTTGTCTGTCAAGTCCCATCTGGTGACAAAGGCTGGCTCTGCACGCAGAGACAGCACACCCTCCGACAGCTGCCCTGTCTCTTTCCAGAGAGACCCAGCCCATCTTGGCCATTGTCCGTCTATGGTGGCAGAACTAGTGGTGGTGAGTCCTGACAACAGGATGGACAGCCTTTCCCCAGGAGCAAGGACATCACTGAAATGCAATATTCCTGTGGACATTTGCAAGCCAACTCCACATCCTCCCATGCCACAGGGGAGGGCCCTTAGGAGCCCTGGGGTTCCGAGGCCTGGAATCCAGCAATTCTCTCTCAGTTTAGTTACTAGCAAGCCTTCAGAGGGTGAAGGCGACATGTTGCCTTGGCTCCTGTGTGACTACAGAGGCAGAAATTGTAGGGAGGCAGCTGCAGCCAAGGAGTGCCGGCagccacctgaagtcaggagagcCAAGGGCCGGTGCTCCCcaagagcctccagaaggagtgCAGCTCTCCCAAAATACCTCAATTTTAGCTCCGTGAAACTGTTTAGAACTCAGGCCATCTCTACTGTGTGAATTGTTTTAAACTACCAagttggtggtaatttgttacagcagccgcAGAAAGAATACAGATGCTCACCAGGTACAAGTCCTGTAACATGTGCTTCCCATGGATTCCATAATTGTTGGAATGACTGAGATTGGAGCGTCTAGTATCCCCAttacttattttaagaaaacataggATAAAAATACGCTGTATTACTTACCCAAGGTACCTAGTCGGTGGCCTAGACTGAGACAAATCGAGTGCACAAGTGAGTGTGCAAGTGAAACGGCCTCGTTGTCTGGTGCGAGACCCTGGAATCATGGTCTCACGGCTGAGAACtaaaggacacagacacacaaggaGTGAGGCTGAGAGTGGCAGTTTAACAGGTGACAGGAGGAGGACAGCTCCTGCAGGAGAGAAGGGTCCCGAAGAAATGAGTTGCTGGATCCGTGGTGAAATGTAGGTGGTTTTATAGATGCCTGGTGAGGGGGTGGTATTTGACTTACATAGAGTGcaaaagattggttggaccagatGTGGCATTTGCACAGGGTGTGAAAAACTGGTAAGGACTAGATGTGCCATTTGCATAGGGTGGGAATTTTTGGCCACCCTCAATCTAATCATTTATTTTGCAGGTGGGTCCTCTGCCTGGGCAGCACCATCTTGCCCGTTTGTTTATGTACAGGTGGtgacaagaaaaaggaagatggagcctccacGGTGGACATGCCTGACCCCCAGCAGCCCTTTCCTGTTGGCGTGGCTGCCGGCATCCCCGTGCAAacttccagcttgcttgtctatgttGGGAGCTCAacttttcaggctgctctttgtttgaaaaaaataataatttcttgggctgttttttgttaaaagggaagcTCTGCCAAAGACTGttttaccctcactatctgcctaaataatttctttctacctcCTGTATCACAAGGCAACTCTCTCCACGTCTCTTTATGTCCCAATGTCCAGAGCGGTGCCTGGCAAATGAGGAGATgcttgaaaaatatctgttcagtAAATTAGCAATTTAATATAAGGGGCataatatggaaaaataagtGTTTCAGGGCTCCTGAGGGGTACAGGGGCCACGGGAAACTTCTCCTTCGCCCTCTGAAGGTGTGCTGAAAATTGACTGGCAGAAGACAGATTGACTGGAGAAGAGGTGGCACATTTTTAACATGCATGGGGAGAATCACAGAGTGATGACAGTGGGCACAGAGGCTTATAAACCCTTTtcacagaggagggaggagacaGGGACACGGACAATGCTGCTCGGGAGCAGTAATGGTCATTAGGAAGAATCTGTGTGGAATTCAGAGACAGAAACTAACTTGTAAACAATACCTTTTGGAATCTGAATGACCCCAAGAGGCAGGCACTATCTTGTGAAAAAGACCATCCAGGTATGGTAGCATTTCTGTCTGAAATGAGATTTCAGGAATGGACTAGATGGCAATTGTGGTGTTTTTGGTAAGAAGATTTCTTAGTCAGGTAAGGAAATTACAGAGAGAAAGTCCCTTCCTGCCCCAAAACAGTTTTAGGGGGACTATGATTCTGAGGCTTATTTATGAGgtcttttaatgtttaaaaacacTCACCATGCCCAGGTGTCATTTATCAGGGAACCACTTCTGCACCCCAAAAGTCCTCTATCTAAAATGTCCCTCCAAGTTTCACACACTAAAAGCTAAGCTGTTGGGTGTGAAGATAATATTTGAGTTAATAGCTGAGTAGCAAAAATTGTCATTAAACTGGTGTTCTATTTCTAGGAGTAGCCCAGTCCAATTAAACAGCTGTGTCTCATTTCAGGAAATGGCATTGCAGATGGGCTCCAAAACAGCAGGAAAACAAAGGTTAACATTTGCAGCAGTCTATAAACGGATTTCTTCAGAGTCTGGAAAGCAGTCAGTTGAGGTATCCAGCTGTTCAACTGAGGCATCTTTAGTTACGGCGGAAGTAGACACTGGCGATCTGACAGATTTTGTGGTCTGTAGTTTGTATGTCACAAGGTTATATATGCATAAACTTCAGCTTGCAAGGCCTCAGTAAAAAGGTATTATCAATTtcagtgagttttaaaaaataggggAAAATTTTGACTGAAGACCtgtaaccagaaaaaaaaaaatttaggatttAGTTTAAATTGTAGGCAAatcataaaactgaaaaaataaaaatggtcagggctagaatctaataacaagtatactatagttttcttctgaaacataaattttcttttccagtcCCACATTTAATTTAAGCAAAGATAAatgtaagcaaagaaaaaataaacgtgaaagaaaaataaatcttgggaccccaaagtcactaagccaaagggaaaaatcaagctgGGACGTTTGTcatgcaaacctgcctcccagTCTCTATAGTCTATTCCTCAACAAGATAGctacaaaaattttgaaaagctaccacatacctccctcacaatttgcccacaaggaaattccttgtagACAAAGCACAAACAGTGTCAGAGTCGTCCCTCTGCTCACATGAGACGCGCAGAGCTGAGTGCTTCCTTTGCTCCACCGCTTTACAAAGCCAGACTAAGGCATAAGTAAGTATTTCTGTAAATTGCATATTCAGTAAAAgcctaatcagaaactcaaaagaatacaaCCGTTTGTCTCTTTTCTACCTCTGACCTGGAAGCCCGCTTTTGGTTTTGAGTTGTCCCTcttttctggactgaaccaatgtacgtGGTACATACATTGATTGATatttcatgtctccctaaaatgtataaaaccaagctgtgccccaaccaccttgggcacatgtcgtcaaGATCTTCTGAGGCTGTGCCACTGgtatgtccttaaccttggcaaaataaacttttaaattgatTCAAacttgtctcagatactttttggtttacagtagGACCAATTTATTTGCAAACTAAAGTTTTAGacttattatacttggcctgattatttgacTAAAGAACAGCCAGAATAGTACTTAGCCATGTAAGTGCTTTTTAAATTGACTTGACTGGAACTTTTATAATAATGAATTTCAGGTTCAATCTTTAAAAGCCTCTTAAGATCGGAAGCCAGGCCGACAATTCACCATCAGATTTTGCCGGTAATACTTGTACGAATTGGGTAAATCCCTCTTTTTTTGAGGTCCCCAAAATATCCTGAAGTTCCTGGGcttgtcagaaagtgacattctttccTTACTGCAAGGCTATAAAccttgtaatatggtttggccctgtgtccccacccaaatctcatcttgaactgtactcCCTTAGTTCCCGTATGTTGTGGGTTGGGGGGACtgggtgggagataatttgaatcatgggagcggtttcccccatactgttctcatgatagtgaacaagtctcacaaaatctgatgattttgtcaggggtttttgctttttcattgtcCTCATTTATTCTTggtgccaccatgtaagaagtgcctttcaccacctgccatgattctgaggcctccccagtcatgtggaaccgtaagtccaattaaacttctttttcttcctagttgcaggtgtgtctttatcagcagcataaaaatggactcaTACACCTTGTAGGAGAACCATGTAGACAATGTATCAGGCCAGTTCTTCCAAAGGTTTAATAGCTTTTCAGTTCCTCAAAGCAATCTGGTCAATCTGAAAATATGATGACACTTCAGTCAAAGCTTTGGTAATGGAAGCCATACTCCTAATTGCCCTATCACAAAGAGAGCAAATTCTCATTGAAGTTATGCTAACACTATATTgacataaaatacaaatacccacaaaatgttttcaaattctgTAGGGATCAGGTAGAAAGAAAGGTAAATGTTCCCATTTCGCTCACAGCAACACATTTTACCCAATTTCTGTAAGCTGTaaatagcttaaaagaaaaaaaaatgttgtcttgactctgaaaagcaaaaataaaaagaatcagcaatatttcaaataaaaagaagtcataaaaattGTTTTGGTCTTTCATCAGTTCAGTCTCATGTAATTAATTTATTCTACTTGATGTTGGGTTAGTAATCTTCAGGgacttatccatttatttattcgaGTTTTGTAAGTTTTTACCTAATCCAATGGTATAATCTCCAAAATTATCAAAAACCTATATTCAAGAGTACTTGTTATGGTCTTTTTCATGAATTTCCTTGTAGAAGAAGTAATTTGTGGCTGTAGGCAACTGTAAACCACTTTTTGAAATGAATCAAAGTAAAGTGATATTGTCTATGAATGACAAAAGACTTAGAAGAGCCATggttaaagacacaattgacaaggaaatttgatTATTTCTATGGCTAACAAAAATTTATGAATGTCAAGTGACATTCCCCTCCACTGTTTCAGTGGTTATTTATAGAATACAGTCTGAAGTTATCTCCTTGGCTCTGACGGCCAGCCCTTTGCTCGGAAGTGGCAACGTGGGGCAGGACTGAGTGATCCTTCTCTGGAACCTGCATCTGTAATGGGGAATAGAATACATGACAGAGCACAGAACCTGGAGGCAAATGGAAAGAGAGCGGGGGCGAAGGTGAGAGCAATGAGCGGATGAGACGATGTGAGACAACAGGTGCAGAAAAGCTCTGCTCCCAGGGCAGGGGATGAACTGGGTTGACAGGTACTAGTGCAAAGTTCTAAAGCCTCTTTAGCTCTTAGGTGAAGGACAGCAAGTCAAACATTAAGgtgcctgggcacggtggctcatgcctgtaatcactttgggaagccaaggcgggtgcatcgcttgagttcaggagttcgagaccagcctggccaacaccccatctccattaaaaataccaaaattagccaggtgtggtggtgcgcacctgtagtcctggctacttgggaggctgaggcagaataattgcttgagcctgggaggcagtggttgcagtgagtcgagatggtgccactgcactccagcccaggcgacagagtgagattctgtctcaaaataataataatactaataaaataagGTGAacctaatttcaaaattttacttCCCCAATGAAGCATACTCACATCAccaatttttcctcatttttcattttccttctcaaaATTCCCCTTTCATACCATATACTAAAATAGAATAGTTATTTGTATGAGTTCTGATATTAGACCTCCTGGGATTAATCCCTGCTTATTTCATTACGATATGTGTAACCTGAGGTCATTGGCTTCAATTAtccaatctgtttttttttttttttcagttgtaaatGTTTCCTCCTATTgttgttaaaataatttgaaataatgtaCATACAGATTTAGGACATCAGTAGGCCTATAATACTCCATAGATGACAGTTGCTATTATTGTTACCATGATTATAATTATCTCTAATCACTGGGCCCCTCACGAGGTTCTTTTGGGTTTTCCAGTGAATCGGAAAGTGTGAAAGTTGTGAGGACTTATCTCAAGCCAGCAGGTCCTGTACGGTTTTGAAGACTGCTGGTGAATCAGTTATTTTGTCAGTAATTCTAATTccaggtatttatttttcttccgtGCACAAAACCACCCAACTCCTGTGGGATCATAGCAAGGCAAATGTGAGAATAACAATGCTAAAAATTTCTCTGTAGCCAAGAtaggttgttttcttttctaaatatttcctgAGCTCAGAATGAAGGCTTTCGGGAATTTCTCAGACTCTTTTACTTATATTGTTTTACTAACAAGCTTGTGaattaagtaaaacaaataaattttttaagtgaGGAAACCAGTGCACACAGAAGCTAGATGTATTGAAAGAATTTAATTTCACTCATTTGTTTAAAGGACGTAAAATCATCTAGACACGGATTCCATATCTGCCCTCTCTGAACATTCAAGGTCCTAGAGCAGGACGTTTTATCTCACTGTGCAGTAAAATTATCTTGAAAGCACTGTGTATTCTGTAGAAGGGGGCAAGAATTCTATACATGGcaatttccttttgaaattcaAAGGAGCTTTTTTCTCAACACTGAGGCATGACCAGGGAGCACCTTCCTGATAACTGGACTAAGCTTCAAGCTAAAGCCCAGCGGGAGGCTGCAGAAAAATGAGGGACTCAAGGATGCCTGCTGGGCAGATGCCTTCTCTTCTT from Piliocolobus tephrosceles isolate RC106 chromosome 13, ASM277652v3, whole genome shotgun sequence encodes:
- the LOC111522098 gene encoding ERI1 exoribonuclease 3-like produces the protein MEIESTFHMYVQPVVHPQLTPFCTELTGIIQAMVDGQPSLQQVLERVDEWMAKEGLLDPNVKSIFVTCGDWDLKVMLPGQSQYLGLPVADYFKQWINLKKAYSFATGCWPKNGLLDMNKGLSLQHIGRPHSGIDDCKNIANIMKTLAYRGFIFKQTSKPF